The Bacteroidales bacterium genome includes a region encoding these proteins:
- a CDS encoding cation transporter, which yields MKTNFLIVIATIMFLLPNVAFSQSEAKAKKVETIRIQTNLHCHDCKEKIELELANVRGVKTANADVSTKIVTVEFSPKKTNKETIISSIQKIGFQAKETNSCYNTKKTNCQTPCDEKHHHHDHQHDHNHQH from the coding sequence ATGAAAACAAATTTTTTAATTGTAATTGCAACAATAATGTTTTTGTTGCCAAATGTAGCTTTTAGCCAATCTGAAGCAAAAGCGAAAAAAGTAGAAACTATAAGAATTCAAACAAATTTACATTGCCATGATTGTAAGGAAAAAATAGAATTAGAACTTGCAAACGTTAGAGGTGTAAAAACCGCAAATGCAGATGTTTCAACCAAAATCGTTACTGTTGAATTTAGTCCTAAAAAAACCAACAAAGAAACAATAATCAGCAGTATTCAAAAAATTGGTTTTCAAGCTAAAGAAACTAACTCTTGCTATAATACTAAGAAAACCAATTGCCAAACACCTTGTGATGAAAAGCATCATCATCATGACCACCAACATGATCACAATCACCAGCATTAA
- a CDS encoding T9SS type A sorting domain-containing protein — MKKIFTKFALALLVLAFIPISEVNAQNQLEISHAGYKATLDEIKSQQTFPVKRGEVIVNYDGDNESALGANAASTYIVAVRFTPEELAPYYNSCSITKVRYFIKDTSYVDSIRMLIYGSGTATEPGVLLVDEPADTLVDGWNEFTLPTPLTIVSGDYWVGYEVETSGGCWPVGTDAGPMVPGKGGWYYSEATGWKEIASFHESLNRNLNIRAVLSSSSSCPPITNLAKTVNSNNTVTLNWTTPDQSSWPSDCDGDIYFEFYNGTTEIGHNDTDSLTSWTTSALEAGTYSLGVRISYWKNSNEVVCYANTVFVDVTIENEIACPGITNLEATVNPDNTVTLNWINPDPSTYPSTDIDYWFYDGDEQIGSDWTNNLTTWVTPMLTQGTHNLGVQVGYYDSGYICKTDTVFVEVNITNSYTCPPVNNLTATVNSDNTVTLNWTNPDSSNLPSTCDSLEFRFYLGATILGFSYEDSLNSWTSTSVFPNGTHTFDVVVYYYNNNGNYICDAKASVTVTISSGIDCPSVNNLSATVNPDNTVDLSWTLPTELPTGCNGDIDFLFYNGSEQIGFDHADSLTSWTTPVFSEGTHNLTVVIYYLDSSYNIICFAEASITVTTSVEELKASILSAEIYPNPAKDLLNIECDSEIKGIELYDALGRMLINKINIADTKDVINVSSLNHGMYMLRLHTENGSGIFKVIIE, encoded by the coding sequence ATGAAAAAGATTTTTACAAAATTTGCTTTAGCCCTGTTGGTGCTAGCATTTATTCCGATTAGCGAAGTAAATGCACAAAATCAATTAGAAATTTCACATGCTGGATACAAAGCAACCCTAGATGAGATAAAATCACAACAAACTTTTCCTGTTAAAAGAGGAGAAGTTATTGTAAATTATGATGGTGATAATGAATCGGCTTTGGGAGCAAATGCAGCTTCCACATATATTGTTGCGGTAAGATTTACGCCAGAAGAATTGGCTCCTTATTATAATAGCTGCAGTATTACTAAAGTTAGATACTTCATAAAAGATACTTCATATGTTGATAGTATTAGAATGTTAATTTATGGCAGTGGCACTGCAACAGAACCAGGAGTATTACTAGTTGATGAGCCTGCAGATACGCTAGTGGATGGATGGAACGAATTTACTCTTCCTACTCCTCTGACAATTGTGTCTGGTGATTATTGGGTAGGTTATGAAGTTGAAACTTCTGGTGGTTGCTGGCCCGTAGGAACTGACGCAGGTCCAATGGTACCAGGAAAAGGTGGTTGGTATTATTCAGAAGCGACTGGGTGGAAAGAGATAGCTTCTTTTCATGAATCGTTGAATCGCAACTTGAATATCCGTGCGGTATTATCCTCATCTAGCTCTTGCCCACCAATAACCAACCTTGCAAAAACGGTAAATTCAAATAATACTGTAACGCTTAATTGGACTACTCCAGACCAAAGCTCTTGGCCTAGCGACTGTGATGGAGACATATATTTTGAATTTTATAATGGAACAACAGAAATTGGGCATAACGATACTGATAGTTTAACTTCTTGGACAACCTCTGCATTAGAGGCAGGAACTTATTCGCTTGGAGTACGAATTTCTTATTGGAAAAATTCTAATGAAGTTGTATGTTATGCTAATACTGTATTTGTAGATGTAACAATCGAAAATGAAATAGCTTGCCCAGGTATTACCAACCTTGAAGCAACAGTAAACCCAGACAATACAGTAACGCTTAATTGGATTAATCCAGACCCAAGCACTTACCCAAGTACAGATATAGACTATTGGTTTTATGATGGCGACGAACAAATAGGCTCTGATTGGACCAACAATTTAACTACATGGGTAACTCCTATGCTTACGCAAGGAACTCACAATCTTGGAGTGCAAGTAGGATACTACGACAGTGGTTATATTTGCAAAACTGATACTGTCTTTGTTGAAGTAAATATTACCAATAGCTATACTTGCCCACCAGTTAACAACTTAACAGCAACAGTAAATTCAGATAATACTGTAACACTTAATTGGACCAATCCAGATTCAAGTAATTTACCAAGCACTTGCGATAGTCTTGAATTTAGGTTTTATTTAGGAGCTACTATTTTAGGTTTCAGTTATGAAGACAGTTTAAATTCATGGACAAGTACTAGCGTTTTTCCGAATGGAACCCACACTTTTGATGTTGTTGTATATTATTATAATAATAATGGTAATTATATTTGCGATGCTAAAGCAAGTGTTACAGTAACAATTAGTAGTGGTATTGATTGCCCATCAGTTAATAACCTTAGCGCAACAGTAAATCCAGATAATACAGTAGATTTGAGTTGGACATTACCAACCGAATTACCAACAGGTTGCAACGGAGATATTGATTTTTTATTTTATAATGGATCTGAGCAAATAGGATTTGACCATGCAGATAGTTTAACTTCTTGGACAACACCAGTGTTTTCAGAAGGTACTCATAATTTAACTGTTGTTATATATTATTTAGATAGTAGCTACAATATTATTTGTTTTGCTGAAGCAAGCATAACAGTAACAACTAGTGTTGAAGAACTAAAAGCATCTATTTTATCTGCAGAAATATATCCAAACCCAGCAAAAGATTTACTAAACATTGAATGTGATAGCGAAATAAAAGGCATTGAACTTTATGATGCTCTTGGCAGAATGCTTATAAATAAAATAAATATAGCTGATACCAAGGATGTTATAAATGTTTCTTCGCTAAATCATGGAATGTATATGCTTAGACTTCATACTGAAAATGGAAGCGGAATATTTAAAGTGATAATTGAGTAA